The DNA region GTTGAGGGTCCATGACGATGAGGAGACAAGCACGAGCATTAGGGTTGACAAGCATTAATATAAAACATGTAGTTTTTTTGGGAGGAGGAGAGGGTGGGGAGGGGATCAACCTGTGTATATTAATTAGGTTAATTAGTAGGTCATTTCGGTTGGTATTATACCTAAATTAATATACAACTGAGATTGAGTATGTACGTAAGATGATGAGAATTACGACTTGTATACTGTATGTGCTTAGAAACATATTATTCACATCAGTGCATATTCAACAACTACCATAATAGTACTTAGTCTAATACAAATGGAAACCATAacgtagatatatatatatatcgtttcACATGTTTTTCATACATTGGAACTTTTTTTATTAGAACTTTATAGAGTGATAGTCGCtagttgatatatattatacaatacTTAATAATATCACGAAAGCATCCAGTGATATCGAAAATGTGATGGTCACCATGTTCGACGAAGAAATAACGGCTCAGCATCTAACGTTGAAGTTGTATCAACGTTGTATTGAAACTCCTCAGGAGCACTAACATCCACTTTGTTGCATGATTCCACACCAACATCTGCTTCCTCTGCCTTATTTTTGACAATATAAACATTTGACTGTAGATCTTTAGTTGGTGATCGAATTCTCTCTAACTCCATCGAGACTTCTCTCATGCTCGGTCGATCCTTTCCAGTAAGATTCAGACACCTCCTTGCAAGTTGTGCTGCCGCCATGACTTGCTCTAGCTTGCAATCATCCCTGATTTGAGGGTCAATAATGTCGACAACACGATTCTCTTCCATTGCAAGAATGAAATAAGCTGCCAATGTTCTGCTTTTTAGAAACCGGACAAAGGATATGGGCTTTTCTCCGGTGATGAGTTCCACTAGCACCACCCCAAAGCTATACACATCACTTTTGTTGGTGAATTGGCTAGTCAGGAAGTACTCCGGATCCACATATCCAGCTGTACCTGAAACTACAGTTGTTAGATGGGTATGACCATCAGTCACCCATCTTGAAGTGCCGAAGTCAGACACTTTAACTTGGTACTTTTCATCCAACATTATGTTTGTAGATTTGACATCTCTATGAAAAATTGGAGATGAGGCTGATGAGTGGAGGTATGAAAGTGCTCGAGCAATATCTATGACAATACGCAAACGCATCTCCCAAGTAGTCATTGCGGACTCATCAATCTCACCATGCAGATGCTCAAAAACATTACCATTAGAAACAAACTCATAGACTAGAAGAGGCACTTCAGTCTCAAGGCAACAACCAATGAGTTTCACGATGTTTCTGTGATTAATCTGCGATAGGATGACAACCTCGTTAATAAACTCTCCCACCTTGTCTTGATCCACAACGATAGATTTTTTCACAgcgacaattctaccatctaCAAGCATTCCTTTATACACGGTACCATGGCCACCTTTTCCAAGCACCCTAGTTGAACTGAAGTTTTCAGTTGCTTTCTTTAGCTCTTTCGAGGTGAATACTCTAGTCTTCTCGATGCTGCCTTCTGTTGAAGTCAACTGTTGTTTCAACAATAACCCTCCATTACGTCTTAACAACTTTCTTTTGCCAATGACCTTCCTTTGCTTTTTGATAAATTTGCATAAGAAAAAAGCTACAGCGAAAACCATCATCAGCACACCAAAACCCACACATAGTCCTGAAAACCCACAAGAAATGTGAAAAgcatatttaatttttgtacaACTCAGAAAACATAATATGCAATAGATGATGTGTATCACATGACTAGAAATATGTGATTTTACCCATAGTAACTGGCATAGTCTTGTACTTCTTGAATACGCACTGGTAGCTTCCTTGAGTATTCACACAAGTGCCTCCTTGTTGCCTACAATTTTCATAATTACCCTTGTCGAGTTGGCACTCATCAATATCTAGATGAACAATATTATGAAAGAGGAATTAGATGATGAGAAtctattatatattactttaattgtTATCATTGATTATGATTTGCTACCACCGATATAGGACTTTATAAGCTCACGTGATATTTACATGACATAAAGGGAGATAAGAAAAATTTACTAACCTTTACATCCACCCAAAATATATGGGTTGCCTGTGTAACCCTTGTGGCATGCACAACCTACGCTGCTGATCTGATTGTTTGTATTATTCATGCATATGCAAGGACTAACGCTAGAGCTGGAGTAGCCCATTTTGCATCCCATGGAGTTAATAAACGAGAGATTAGTCATCGGAATGGCCCACCGTAGTTGTAGTATAGCATATTGCCTATCATAAAACCATTTTGGATCAGTTACTTTGGCCTCACGGTACGCTAGTGGGTCTTGAGTTTCGTCAGTTAAGAAGGCTACTCGACACCCTCTCTTTCTTGTTACGTTACTAGAGATTTCCTCCATGTTGATACCGACCACCTGCCCGATCTCACTAGGTGGGTCTACTTGGCAGCATTTGTTACCACGGCAGCTTGTATGATCTCCTATCTTTCTTGGTTCACAAGTTGAGATGCATCCCACCACTGTGGGTTCAATATGTGTCAAGGTGGCCTTGTAGTTGCAGCCAATAGCTTGGAAGGTGTTGAAACGGCTAATGGTAAACGAGGTGCCAGTAAAATTCAAAGGCTCACCAAACTTTGTTTCATCGCTGCTGTTGGAACATCCCATGGACGTTATGTTGGTTTTGACGCGTAGTGACCCATATGACTCGGTTGTTTTGAAAAGAGTATTTGCATCCGGTAGAGAGATTTTCACAACTTCTTTGTTAATAATTGGTAGATAGGGGACAAGCTCTCCAGAAGTGGAATTGTTGCATTGAATTGCAAACCATTCGTTGAGGTAGCAACCCTTTCCGATCCCAAAAGGATATGGTATCAAGATGTTTCCACAGTGGCTTGGACAAGAAGATCTCGAAGCGGTGAGATTTTCTGAAGCAAGAATCAAGACAAGTAGTAGCGCGAGATGAGTCATGAGTAGTAGTGCACACCtcatgtttcttttcttctgcatAGCTAAATACAAAGTAgactctctctatatatatataatagtgagAGCTTGTCAGAATTGAATATTCTTACCTCCAATAATGTGTGCGTAAAAGAAAGTTTGAGAAGTCCAAGTCTCGTGCCAAACGACTGCTATTACAACCACTTCCTAGCAAGTGCAAgcagtaataataatttattactaTCTTGTGGTGGGCAAGTGTCTTTACTTAAAATAGAGGCAGATCCCATTATTCATATCATAGTTGAATTGTTTAGATTTatcaaaaatgatttaaaattcGATGGACTGACTCTCATTCCACTCATAATTTGATCTTTACAATTTTCGTGAATATTTTTGTTCTATAGTTTGGTTTATATTTCCACTAGtttcaaatcatataaattaaattggttGGTTCTATATATAGAGCATAAGATCTAGTTGAATTAAAGTATTGAGTTAGTAGAAAAAAGAAGATGTGGATTAATTAACACCAAGATGTAGGTCCAGGTGAGGTAGTCATGATATACAATCAATCTACCTCATTGATCAAGTTCTTCTTCTTAGTCCCAAAGTTGAAGaccttttttgaatttttacaaTTCTGTAACCAATCAACATTCCCTTGCCACCCAAAGTTTACCGTAGTTAGTAAATTTCTACAGTTCTTTAACCAATTCATCATTCGAACATTTCTACAAGTTGAGAAATATGAATGAAAAtcagtaataaaaaaaagtttacagaAGTTTTTAGTAAACTATTTGGTTTAATGAGCccgtaaaataaataaagtaggCAGGCCGGAATTATATGGAGTTTAAGAACCGAACCGGACACAAACCTCTGTGAAGACTGAACCTGTAAGTTCATTCAGTCGAAATATCGTGGAAGCTGGAGCGGAGATAAGAGGAAAGCGAGAGCCTAGAGAGAAGGAAAGTTCACGGCTCTCGTTCTATTTTTTCTCTTCTCAGAAGCTTTCAAAGTGTTCAGAGACTACAAGTCTACAAAGGATATAacctctaattttttttgaaacacagaaTAACCTCTggttcattcaaaaaaaataaaataataataacctctgacttttgtttctctttttgtaACTATTCATATTAAGTTCAATCGAGGTTTCAtcgcaagaaaaaaaaatgacaacCCTATCTTTGTGAATAAGATGATGAGAAGTACGACTTGTTTATGTTACCTGTCACTCTGGTTGTTGTACGTATGtgctttaaaaacataatatatcaTTCAACTTGGTGcagattttaaaaacaaaaacataatagTACTTCTTATTTTAATACAACTGCACACAAATGCAAACCATATAACGTAGTAGGATACGTCGCTTATTCCATGTTTTAATACACTAGCTAGAAATTATAGAGTTATCATTGTATATTTGATATAGAAGACTTACTAACGAAATCATC from Raphanus sativus cultivar WK10039 chromosome 8, ASM80110v3, whole genome shotgun sequence includes:
- the LOC108820995 gene encoding wall-associated receptor kinase-like 9, yielding MQKKRNMRCALLLMTHLALLLVLILASENLTASRSSCPSHCGNILIPYPFGIGKGCYLNEWFAIQCNNSTSGELVPYLPIINKEVVKISLPDANTLFKTTESYGSLRVKTNITSMGCSNSSDETKFGEPLNFTGTSFTISRFNTFQAIGCNYKATLTHIEPTVVGCISTCEPRKIGDHTSCRGNKCCQVDPPSEIGQVVGINMEEISSNVTRKRGCRVAFLTDETQDPLAYREAKVTDPKWFYDRQYAILQLRWAIPMTNLSFINSMGCKMGYSSSSVSPCICMNNTNNQISSVGCACHKGYTGNPYILGGCKDIDECQLDKGNYENCRQQGGTCVNTQGSYQCVFKKYKTMPVTMGLCVGFGVLMMVFAVAFFLCKFIKKQRKVIGKRKLLRRNGGLLLKQQLTSTEGSIEKTRVFTSKELKKATENFSSTRVLGKGGHGTVYKGMLVDGRIVAVKKSIVVDQDKVGEFINEVVILSQINHRNIVKLIGCCLETEVPLLVYEFVSNGNVFEHLHGEIDESAMTTWEMRLRIVIDIARALSYLHSSASSPIFHRDVKSTNIMLDEKYQVKVSDFGTSRWVTDGHTHLTTVVSGTAGYVDPEYFLTSQFTNKSDVYSFGVVLVELITGEKPISFVRFLKSRTLAAYFILAMEENRVVDIIDPQIRDDCKLEQVMAAAQLARRCLNLTGKDRPSMREVSMELERIRSPTKDLQSNVYIVKNKAEEADVGVESCNKVDVSAPEEFQYNVDTTSTLDAEPLFLRRTW